A window of the Juglans microcarpa x Juglans regia isolate MS1-56 chromosome 5D, Jm3101_v1.0, whole genome shotgun sequence genome harbors these coding sequences:
- the LOC121265603 gene encoding NDR1/HIN1-like protein 1 produces MSADCGHHGHKRRKIFKRICAGILIFNFIVLVTVLIVWAILQPSKPRFVLQDATVYAFNVSSPPNFLTSTFQVTLYSRNPNDKIGVYYDKLDVYASYHNQQITLRSQIPPTYQGHKEVNIWSPFIYGTSVPVAPYNALLLSQDQANGAVLLNIKIDGRVRWKVGTFISGRYHFYVRCPAFINFGAAKTNGILVENSGVKYQLVQNCKVSV; encoded by the coding sequence ATGTCGGCGGATTGCGGCCACCACGGGCACAAGCGGCGCAAGATATTCAAGCGAATCTGTGCGGGCATCCTCATCTTCAACTTCATCGTCCTGGTGACTGTGCTCATTGTCTGGGCCATTCTCCAGCCAAGCAAGCCCAGGTTTGTACTCCAGGACGCTACCGTCTACGCCTTCAACGTCTCCTCCCCGCCGAACTTCCTCACATCCACCTTCCAGGTCACCCTTTACTCCCGCAATCCGAATGACAAGATCGGTGTTTACTACGACAAGCTCGACGTCTACGCCAGCTACCACAACCAGCAGATCACCCTCCGCAGCCAAATCCCTCCCACCTACCAGGGCCACAAGGAGGTCAACATCTGGTCTCCCTTCATCTACGGAACCTCCGTGCCGGTGGCTCCGTACAACGCCCTCTTGCTCAGCCAGGACCAGGCCAATGGGGCAGTGCTGCTCAACATCAAGATCGACGGACGGGTCAGATGGAAAGTTGGGACCTTCATTTCGGGCCGCTACCATTTCTACGTGAGGTGTCCCGCCTTTATTAATTTCGGAGCGGCCAAGACCAACGGTATTCTCGTCGAAAATAGTGGCGTTAAGTACCAGTTAGTACAGAATTGTAAGGTTAGCGTATGA
- the LOC121266420 gene encoding NDR1/HIN1-like protein 26 — MNTMASAAAATTTGAPDKTVIGYPALYNHVAAGYPAAGTAYQCAVPPPSSYPQAYRTVGPRHSGSRPSFLCRLIAAMTVLFAILGLVFLITWLVLKPRLPEFRVDSVSASPLNTTRSQLTAAWNITLVVRNPNTKLSIYYDRLQASVVYRDGSLISTMPLPPFFQPKRNETRVRFQLGVVGQYVGEDVATEISDERAGGSVGFGVTVFAWMRFRTGSWWRTSQSLLRVYCDRVQIGFDPSKASGSLTSQPGSCEVDLE, encoded by the coding sequence ATGAATACGATGGCTTcggcagcagcagcaacaacaaccGGAGCCCCAGACAAAACGGTCATCGGCTACCCGGCTTTGTACAACCACGTCGCAGCCGGTTACCCAGCCGCCGGGACAGCCTACCAGTGTGCGGTCCCACCTCCTTCCTCCTACCCACAAGCCTACCGTACTGTGGGCCCTCGCCATAGCGGCAGTCGGCCGTCCTTCCTCTGCCGTCTCATCGCTGCCATGACCGTCCTGTTCGCGATCCTCGGCCTAGTCTTCTTGATCACCTGGCTCGTCCTCAAGCCCCGCCTACCGGAGTTCCGGGTCGACTCGGTCTCTGCCTCCCCTCTCAATACGACTCGCTCCCAGTTAACCGCCGCGTGGAACATAACCCTCGTGGTCCGTAACCCCAACACCAAGCTCAGCATCTACTACGACCGTTTGCAGGCCTCTGTTGTCTACAGGGACGGGTCCCTAATCAGTACGATGCCGTTACCGCCCTTCTTCCAACCGAAGAGGAACGAGACCCGGGTCAGGTTCCAACTCGGCGTGGTAGGTCAGTACGTGGGTGAAGACGTGGCGACAGAGATTTCGGACGAGAGAGCTGGTGGGTCGGTGGGATTCGGGGTCACAGTGTTTGCTTGGATGAGGTTTAGGACTGGATCTTGGTGGAGAACGAGTCAAAGTCTGCTTCGGGTTTACTGCGATCGGGTTCAAATCGGGTTCGACCCGAGTAAAGCTTCCGGATCTTTGACGAGTCAACCCGGGTCTTGCGAGGTTGATCTTGAGTAG
- the LOC121265944 gene encoding uncharacterized protein LOC121265944 encodes MASRSEDQPDKEPGQPSDANQNNTPTAPNGHPQPPTSHTPVMGYPYPNPYGQPYHGYPPNANNAAYPYNSQPPPAAYYHTQSSHPSSGSGFFRGCLVAVVVFVVLSFLTSLVMWFVLRPEFPVFRVDTFTVSNFNASEDFDLKAIWEANVTVWNPNHKLKVYLNEIENFLFYNDELLTSTYGEPLFLYTKGQGVLHVKLSRNNPSDPRAVLDKLVLKEISLDQNAGSMKFNFRMVVSTGFRHKSLWTTHRTLRVFCDELNVGFVGASGNGTFPAGQSRVCAVYV; translated from the coding sequence ATGGCTTCTCGTTCCGAAGACCAGCCCGATAAAGAACCTGGTCAGCCCTCGGATGCGAACCAGAACAACACTCCGACTGCTCCCAACGGTCATCCCCAACCTCCGACGAGTCATACCCCCGTTATGGGGTACCCGTACCCGAACCCATATGGGCAACCCTATCATGGTTACCCTCCCAATGCAAACAACGCTGCCTACCCTTATAATTCTCAACCACCGCCAGCAGCCTATTATCATACCCAGTCATCCCATCCCTCGAGCGGCTCAGGCTTCTTTCGTGGCTGTTTGGTGGCGGTGGTTGTATTCGTAGTCCTTTCGTTCCTGACCAGTCTCGTCATGTGGTTTGTTCTACGTCCAGAATTCCCAGTTTTCAGAGTAGACACGTTCACCGTTTCCAATTTCAACGCCTCCGAGGATTTCGATTTGAAGGCTATATGGGAAGCCAACGTTACCGTTTGGAACCCCAATCATAAACTGAAAGTTTACTTGAATGAAATTGAGAATTTTCTCTTTTACAACGATGAACTTTTGACGTCCACGTATGGGGAGCCTTTGTTCCTGTATACAAAGGGACAAGGCGTATTGCATGTGAAGCTATCCAGGAATAACCCGTCGGATCCACGCGCAGTGCTGGATAAGTTGGTATTGAAGGAGATCAGCCTTGACCAGAACGCAGGCTCGATGAAATTCAATTTCAGGATGGTGGTGTCGACGGGATTCAGACATAAATCATTGTGGACGACGCACAGAACACTCAGAGTTTTTTGTGATGAACTGAATGTTGGTTTTGTGGGTGCCTCTGGCAATGGAACGTTTCCTGCTGGCCAGTCTAGGGTCTGTGCGGTTTATGTGTGA